Below is a genomic region from Spartinivicinus marinus.
AAACTAGGGCCTCTCCTAGCTGCCTTCATGGCCACCTCCCTTGCAGCCCATGCTGGCAAAAAATCTTTAAGGAGCTACAGATGAATTACTTCAACTCACTGCCATTGCGCATCCAGTTAGAAGAGCTGAGCAAGTGCCGTTTTATGGACCGCGCAGAGTTTGACGCGGGTGTCGAAGCCCTAAAAGGCAAAAAAATCGTTATTGTTGGCTGTGGTGCTCAAGGCTTAAACCAAGGCTTAAATTTAAAAGATAGCGGCTTAGATGTATCTTATGCTTTGCGTGAGTCAGCCATCAAAGAAAAACGCCAGTCCTGGAAAAATGCTACTGACAATGGGTTCACTGTTGGCACTTACGAAGAGTTAATTCCTCAAGCGGATTTAGTCAGTAATTTAACTCCAGATAAGCAACACTCATCCGTTGTTGAGCAAGTTATGCCTTTAATGAAAAAAGGCGCTACCTTGTCTTACTCCCACGGTTTCAACATTGTTGAAGAAGGTATGAAAATTCGTGATGACATCACCGTTATCATGGTTGCACCTAAATGCCCTGGCACAGAAGTAAGAGAAGAGTACAAACGTGGCTTTGGTGTACCTACCTTAATTGCTGTACACCGTGAAAACGACCCTAATGGCGAAGGCTTAGAGCAGGCCAAAGCTTATGCAGCAGGTTTAGGTAGCCACCTTGCTGGGGTATTAGAGTCTTCATTTATCGCTGAAGTAAAATCTGACTTAATGGGTGAGCAAACCATCTTGTGCGGCGTATTACAAACAGGCTCTATTTTATGCTTTGAAAAAATGGTTGCTGATGGTATCGATGCTGGATATGCGTCCAAGCTAATTCAGCAAGGCTGGGAAGTAATCACTGAAGCATTAAAAATCGGCGGTATCAGCAACATGATGGACCGCTTATCAAACCCTGCAAAAATTAAAGCGTTTGATCTATCTGAAGAATTAAAAGGCATCATGCGTCCGCTGTTTGAAAAGCACATGGACGATATCATTACAGGCGAGTTTTCTAAAACCATGATGGAAGACTGGGCCAACGATGACAAAAACCTGCTGACCTGGCGTGCCGAAACGGCCGAAACAGCATTCGAAAAAGCAACTTCATCAGCAGAAATTGACGAGCAAGAATACTTCGACCACGGTATTTTAATGGTTGCGATGGTTAAAGCAGGTGTTGAACTAGCTTTCGAAGTAATGTGCAGTTCTGGCATTATCGAAGAATCTGCTTACTACGAATCACTACACGAAACGCCACTAATAGCTAACACTATTG
It encodes:
- the ilvC gene encoding ketol-acid reductoisomerase translates to MNYFNSLPLRIQLEELSKCRFMDRAEFDAGVEALKGKKIVIVGCGAQGLNQGLNLKDSGLDVSYALRESAIKEKRQSWKNATDNGFTVGTYEELIPQADLVSNLTPDKQHSSVVEQVMPLMKKGATLSYSHGFNIVEEGMKIRDDITVIMVAPKCPGTEVREEYKRGFGVPTLIAVHRENDPNGEGLEQAKAYAAGLGSHLAGVLESSFIAEVKSDLMGEQTILCGVLQTGSILCFEKMVADGIDAGYASKLIQQGWEVITEALKIGGISNMMDRLSNPAKIKAFDLSEELKGIMRPLFEKHMDDIITGEFSKTMMEDWANDDKNLLTWRAETAETAFEKATSSAEIDEQEYFDHGILMVAMVKAGVELAFEVMCSSGIIEESAYYESLHETPLIANTIARRKLYEMNVVISDTAEYGCYLFAHACVPLLKDFMAKIGTDVIGKGLTVKSNSVDNARLVEVNDAIRDHTVELIGYELRGHMTDMKRII